A single window of Pontiella agarivorans DNA harbors:
- a CDS encoding DMT family transporter gives MLPAFLTTLFWSYCLIPARQSVAQLGENAANFWRLLAGMAVLGLLALCGGITLNHNVFFWLFISGIIGFGFGDIGVWFALPRIGSRLTLLMVHCIAAPLAGLAEWLWLGTTVGIVQLISLAIILCGIALALAPEREEEKKADHRYGSGILFGLLAAAGQGLGAVCSRKAFSVFDESGISSVSDYIFLGSTSGFIRLTGGILIAGLFWLISRWHTRWRSPPDSLHQNDPLSGKVRNILLCALAGPILGVICYQWALATTPSLIVQLIVSTSPLVILPMAWFIEHDRPSGRSLLGTVVAVLGVVILACF, from the coding sequence ATGCTACCTGCTTTTCTAACCACTCTTTTCTGGAGCTACTGCCTGATTCCCGCCCGGCAGTCCGTGGCGCAGCTCGGCGAAAATGCCGCCAATTTCTGGCGGCTTCTCGCGGGGATGGCCGTTCTGGGACTGCTCGCCCTCTGCGGCGGCATCACACTGAACCACAACGTGTTTTTCTGGTTGTTTATCAGCGGAATCATCGGTTTCGGGTTTGGCGATATCGGGGTCTGGTTTGCCCTTCCGAGAATTGGAAGCCGTCTGACGTTGCTGATGGTGCACTGCATTGCGGCTCCGCTGGCGGGACTGGCCGAGTGGCTCTGGCTGGGCACCACCGTCGGCATCGTTCAGTTGATTTCTCTGGCCATTATTCTCTGCGGCATTGCCCTGGCGCTTGCACCGGAGCGCGAAGAGGAAAAGAAGGCGGACCACCGCTACGGCTCCGGTATTCTTTTCGGGCTGCTCGCCGCGGCCGGTCAGGGACTGGGGGCTGTCTGCAGCCGAAAGGCCTTTTCGGTGTTCGATGAATCCGGAATTTCTTCCGTTTCCGACTACATTTTTCTCGGTTCAACTTCCGGATTTATCCGACTGACCGGCGGCATACTGATTGCCGGGTTATTCTGGCTGATCAGCCGATGGCACACCCGCTGGCGGAGCCCGCCGGATTCACTTCACCAAAACGATCCCCTATCCGGAAAGGTCCGGAACATCCTGCTTTGCGCCCTGGCCGGACCGATTCTGGGCGTCATCTGCTATCAGTGGGCATTGGCCACCACACCCAGTCTGATCGTTCAACTGATTGTTTCCACTTCGCCGCTTGTTATTCTGCCGATGGCCTGGTTTATCGAACACGACCGACCGTCCGGGCGATCGCTGCTCGGAACGGTTGTGGCCGTGCTCGGTGTGGTGATTCTGGCCTGTTTTTAA
- a CDS encoding glycoside hydrolase family 2 protein → MMKKTLFALLLGLSVSGFALPEGYPETPRVKTKINQHWKFHLGNPDAEFFKPDTKDQSWETVHVPHTLELTSMSLNDCQDDKYQETFMRKVGWYRRDIRISPTPGKRIFLEFEGAHQITDCWVNGKHIGRFAVGGYSPFHFDITDEVEPGKTAQVTLRVDNRKNETTPPDPGPFDYIKFGGLYRDVYLVEKDPLHITFNWEAMDAGVKITTPTVDPVNLYGTVNVKTTVRNAYDVPRETTLITRVIDADGLVVLKLADTQLIQPGSDFTFNQIGSIEENLQLWGIDHPYLYRVNSLVLDEEKTVDGLENRMGFRKVEITDRGVILNGDPVKLMGMNRHQHYGYIGDALPDSLHYKDMLQFKELGFNIMRTAHYPQDNAILEACDELGILVYEEAPTWITITTNQQWYANLEKAARIMIRNHYNHPSVIIWGAGINHRGPVAQIHNACKQEDPFRFTASQGSRWTGPQHSGITDIYAQMIYGDYYWNHKEPMLAMEGRRGPEAVNHYLDDPLKLGLIAWTAHAYYTFHPTKTPQDRARGGMMTVFRWPKKGTMWYRAELTAEPFTYIEGAWTNGVSTLEVYSNAEEVELLLNGKPYRKSGPSTDEKYSLLNAPPFIFEIDDFKPGTLTANGLENGNMVSSMSIRTPEKPAAVTLILDTQGRTVLADGSDLLVAYAQVVDQNGTPIPDTPFNVTFSVNGPASIVGERKGIGANPTHVRHGHAPVLIRAGTEPGTVTVTAEVDGLKSGKAVFETVKAETDMIAANAGPIYDFESVKIDIGGRSQLVQFGWTPWMGDDNADSKQDFESLSGFSAVLRCSNPELLRWLGEMNVMGRNGFAWGDGVLCMDENGLMLELSNLRKGKYRITSGHHAPRNNSDSMDPNPDKKKNAAIHQLPYARKLKIETAGESVETVVTEGKAMHEAPFGSVAFHVESNGRDPVMIRFSDASGKGRGIWLNTLEISEWK, encoded by the coding sequence ATGATGAAAAAAACACTGTTTGCACTGCTGCTGGGGCTGAGCGTATCGGGATTTGCACTGCCGGAAGGCTATCCGGAAACGCCGCGCGTTAAAACGAAGATTAATCAGCACTGGAAATTTCATCTGGGCAATCCGGATGCAGAATTTTTCAAACCGGATACAAAGGATCAATCGTGGGAAACGGTTCATGTTCCGCATACGCTGGAATTGACCTCGATGAGCCTGAATGACTGTCAGGACGATAAATATCAGGAAACCTTTATGCGAAAGGTCGGCTGGTACCGCCGCGATATCCGCATTTCTCCAACGCCTGGAAAACGTATTTTTCTGGAATTTGAAGGGGCGCATCAGATTACGGACTGCTGGGTCAACGGAAAGCACATCGGCCGGTTTGCGGTTGGTGGTTATTCTCCGTTCCATTTTGATATTACAGATGAAGTAGAACCCGGAAAAACCGCACAGGTAACCTTGCGGGTTGATAACCGGAAGAATGAAACCACGCCGCCGGATCCCGGCCCGTTTGACTACATTAAATTCGGCGGGCTCTATCGCGATGTTTATCTGGTGGAGAAAGATCCGCTGCACATCACCTTTAACTGGGAAGCGATGGATGCCGGGGTGAAAATTACGACGCCGACGGTTGATCCGGTTAATCTTTACGGCACGGTGAATGTGAAAACCACAGTGAGAAATGCGTATGATGTTCCCAGGGAAACCACTTTGATTACACGGGTGATCGATGCGGACGGCCTGGTGGTGCTGAAACTGGCAGATACACAGCTGATTCAACCGGGAAGCGATTTCACTTTTAATCAAATCGGAAGTATTGAAGAAAACCTGCAGCTGTGGGGGATCGATCACCCCTATCTCTACCGGGTGAATTCACTGGTGCTGGATGAAGAAAAAACGGTGGACGGCCTGGAAAACCGCATGGGCTTCCGGAAGGTGGAGATTACCGACAGAGGGGTGATTCTGAACGGCGACCCGGTCAAACTGATGGGGATGAACCGGCATCAGCACTACGGGTATATCGGGGACGCGCTTCCAGATTCGCTGCATTACAAAGATATGCTTCAGTTTAAAGAACTGGGCTTCAATATTATGCGGACGGCACATTATCCGCAGGATAACGCAATTCTCGAAGCCTGTGACGAACTCGGTATTCTGGTTTATGAAGAAGCGCCGACGTGGATCACCATCACCACCAATCAACAGTGGTACGCCAATCTGGAAAAAGCCGCGAGAATCATGATCCGGAATCATTATAACCACCCATCGGTCATCATCTGGGGTGCGGGAATCAATCATCGTGGTCCGGTGGCACAGATCCACAATGCCTGTAAACAGGAGGATCCATTCCGTTTCACCGCCTCGCAGGGCAGCCGCTGGACCGGACCGCAGCATTCGGGCATTACCGATATTTATGCGCAGATGATTTACGGGGATTATTACTGGAACCACAAAGAACCGATGCTTGCGATGGAAGGCCGGCGCGGGCCGGAGGCGGTGAATCATTATCTGGATGATCCGCTGAAGCTCGGTCTGATTGCCTGGACGGCCCATGCCTACTACACCTTTCATCCCACCAAAACACCGCAGGATCGTGCGCGAGGTGGAATGATGACGGTTTTCCGGTGGCCGAAAAAAGGAACGATGTGGTATCGCGCTGAACTGACCGCTGAACCGTTCACATATATTGAAGGTGCCTGGACGAACGGAGTCAGCACGCTGGAGGTTTACAGCAATGCCGAGGAGGTGGAACTGCTGCTTAACGGGAAACCCTATCGGAAAAGCGGTCCATCGACGGATGAAAAATACAGCCTGCTGAATGCGCCGCCGTTTATTTTTGAGATCGATGATTTTAAACCGGGAACGCTGACGGCCAACGGACTGGAAAACGGGAACATGGTTTCCTCCATGTCCATCCGGACGCCGGAAAAGCCGGCGGCGGTGACGCTGATTCTCGATACGCAAGGCCGTACTGTTCTTGCTGACGGTTCCGATCTTCTTGTGGCCTATGCGCAGGTGGTGGATCAAAACGGTACGCCGATTCCGGATACACCGTTCAACGTTACGTTTTCGGTAAACGGTCCGGCTTCCATTGTCGGAGAGAGGAAAGGAATCGGGGCAAATCCGACGCACGTACGCCATGGACATGCGCCTGTGCTGATCCGGGCCGGGACGGAGCCGGGTACCGTCACGGTGACGGCCGAAGTGGACGGACTCAAATCCGGAAAAGCGGTGTTTGAAACCGTGAAAGCGGAAACCGATATGATTGCCGCGAATGCCGGACCGATTTATGATTTCGAGTCGGTTAAAATTGATATCGGCGGCCGTTCTCAACTGGTGCAGTTCGGCTGGACGCCGTGGATGGGCGATGATAATGCGGATTCAAAGCAGGACTTTGAATCTTTGAGCGGTTTCTCGGCCGTGTTGCGGTGCAGCAATCCCGAACTGCTCCGCTGGCTGGGCGAAATGAATGTCATGGGCCGTAACGGGTTTGCCTGGGGCGACGGTGTACTCTGTATGGATGAAAACGGGCTGATGCTTGAACTTTCCAATCTTCGGAAAGGTAAATACCGCATTACCTCCGGACACCACGCACCGCGTAACAATTCCGACAGTATGGATCCGAATCCGGATAAAAAGAAAAATGCGGCCATTCATCAGTTGCCTTATGCGCGGAAGCTGAAGATTGAGACCGCCGGCGAATCGGTTGAAACAGTTGTGACGGAAGGCAAAGCCATGCACGAAGCACCGTTTGGTTCCGTTGCGTTTCATGTCGAAAGCAACGGCCGCGACCCGGTGATGATCCGTTTTTCCGATGCATCCGGAAAAGGCCGGGGTATCTGGTTGAATACGCTCGAAATCAGCGAGTGGAAATAG
- a CDS encoding thrombospondin type 3 repeat-containing protein, whose protein sequence is MKFGHIALFSAGLLLAHTVSATEAYLKLTRDGQTVDTGNEFGWVRVKAFGHGMETAVQIGSGSSAGGNPEPMNTELVLSMDSSTAELFDALQQGYLLDLTLQVVTPSAENTATVVTQLEFSGCRFSAIQSRLQHDMEVPDFTVAFSFSQVDWIITRLNSESDEAEGAVQSGYDVIRALPGSFGPVKVPKAFNGIGNSGGNGSSDRDNDGLPNVWETDNGLNPDFAGDAGEDPDGDGFTNAEEYRTGTDPNEKNSYFRLSMSGPGSPFPGEIELSWNSVSGKQYRILAADHLTNDFSVIKTVTASDGSETSFSTNLTAGHFFRVQLP, encoded by the coding sequence ATGAAGTTCGGGCATATAGCACTTTTTTCAGCGGGTCTGCTGTTGGCCCATACGGTTTCAGCCACTGAAGCCTATCTGAAGCTGACCCGGGATGGACAGACCGTTGATACCGGCAACGAATTCGGCTGGGTGCGCGTGAAGGCATTCGGCCACGGCATGGAAACCGCTGTTCAGATTGGATCCGGTTCTTCTGCTGGGGGGAATCCGGAGCCGATGAACACGGAACTGGTGTTGTCGATGGATAGCTCCACGGCGGAGCTTTTTGATGCGCTGCAGCAAGGTTATTTATTGGACCTGACGTTGCAGGTGGTAACACCTTCCGCCGAAAATACCGCAACGGTTGTTACCCAGCTTGAGTTTTCCGGCTGCCGTTTTTCCGCGATTCAAAGCCGGCTGCAGCATGATATGGAGGTCCCCGATTTTACCGTGGCGTTCTCCTTTTCGCAGGTTGACTGGATTATCACCCGGCTCAATAGCGAGAGCGATGAGGCAGAGGGGGCTGTTCAGTCCGGCTATGATGTGATCCGCGCCTTACCGGGTTCGTTCGGTCCGGTCAAGGTACCGAAGGCGTTTAATGGGATCGGAAATTCCGGTGGAAACGGTTCTTCCGACCGCGACAACGACGGGCTTCCGAATGTCTGGGAAACGGATAATGGTCTGAATCCTGATTTTGCGGGTGATGCCGGGGAGGATCCGGATGGTGACGGATTCACCAATGCCGAGGAATACCGCACCGGAACAGACCCGAACGAAAAAAACTCTTATTTCCGGTTGTCGATGAGCGGACCGGGCTCACCATTTCCTGGCGAAATTGAGCTCAGCTGGAATTCCGTTTCCGGTAAGCAGTACCGGATTCTTGCTGCAGATCACCTGACCAACGATTTTTCGGTCATCAAAACCGTGACCGCCTCCGATGGTTCCGAAACCTCGTTCAGTACGAACCTGACCGCCGGGCATTTTTTCCGCGTACAGCTGCCCTGA
- a CDS encoding type VI secretion system tube protein Hcp translates to MKKSRQLIKGKRRLFAVCTSLLMAVVSSEAQTRLYAKFTNGPAGITYTGDVENPLYRGDTGWIELESLSFGVENSVTVGGGTTGGGGAGKASFNDIELEKAVNSASAALFQTCVTGAHWEDVEIVLVNPGFSGSVSRPYAVMKIELKLVMVQSITSNASSNGELPIESVVLKYGAHRITFYQPDPETGQVSEVGMTEWSVVLNDSVFTVSP, encoded by the coding sequence ATGAAGAAATCACGTCAGTTGATAAAAGGGAAACGCAGGCTGTTTGCGGTATGCACGAGTCTGCTCATGGCGGTCGTGTCGAGTGAAGCGCAGACGCGGCTATATGCCAAATTCACAAACGGACCGGCAGGCATCACCTATACCGGTGACGTGGAGAATCCGCTGTATCGGGGTGATACCGGCTGGATTGAGCTGGAGTCGCTTTCGTTCGGTGTTGAAAACAGTGTCACTGTTGGTGGGGGCACGACGGGGGGCGGCGGAGCCGGCAAGGCGTCGTTCAACGATATTGAGCTGGAAAAAGCGGTGAACAGTGCCAGTGCGGCACTGTTTCAGACCTGCGTTACGGGAGCGCACTGGGAGGATGTCGAGATTGTTTTGGTGAACCCGGGATTCAGTGGATCGGTCAGCAGGCCCTATGCGGTGATGAAAATCGAGCTGAAACTGGTGATGGTGCAGTCTATAACGTCCAACGCTTCGTCCAACGGTGAACTGCCGATTGAGTCGGTGGTCTTGAAATACGGAGCGCACCGAATCACTTTCTATCAGCCGGATCCTGAAACGGGTCAGGTTTCCGAGGTCGGAATGACGGAGTGGAGTGTTGTACTCAACGATTCTGTGTTTACTGTGAGCCCATGA
- a CDS encoding GMP reductase — MRIETDLKLGFKDVMFRPKRSTLKSRAQVDLKRTFRLMHTDTEWTGIPIMAANMDTVGTFEMAATLAEHNLFTAIHKHYTAEEWRTFIASAPKGIENHIAVSTGTGEADFKKLITIKNENPQLRFICIDVANGYSEHFVTFLKKTREQFSDKVIIAGNVVTGEMVEELLLAGADIVKVGIGPGSVCTTRVKTGVGYPQLSAIIECADAAHGLGGQIISDGGCATPGDVSKAFGAGADFVMLGGMLAGHDESGGETIERDGKTYRQFYGMSSSTAMNKHAGGVANYRASEGKTVEVPYRGAVEHTLSDILGGVRSTCTYVGAATLKELTKRTTFIRVAEQENRVYTQ, encoded by the coding sequence ATGCGAATCGAAACCGACCTCAAACTGGGCTTTAAAGACGTCATGTTCCGGCCGAAACGTTCCACCCTGAAAAGCCGTGCTCAGGTAGACCTGAAACGAACCTTCAGATTGATGCACACCGATACCGAATGGACCGGGATTCCGATTATGGCGGCCAATATGGATACCGTCGGCACCTTCGAAATGGCGGCAACGCTGGCGGAACACAACCTGTTCACCGCCATTCACAAACATTACACCGCTGAAGAATGGCGAACCTTTATCGCATCCGCTCCGAAGGGCATCGAAAACCATATCGCGGTCAGCACCGGCACCGGCGAAGCCGATTTCAAAAAACTGATCACCATTAAAAATGAAAATCCGCAGCTGCGTTTTATCTGCATCGATGTCGCCAACGGCTATTCCGAACATTTTGTGACGTTTCTGAAAAAAACGCGCGAACAGTTTTCCGACAAAGTCATCATCGCCGGCAATGTCGTCACCGGTGAAATGGTGGAGGAACTGCTGCTGGCCGGTGCGGATATCGTGAAAGTCGGCATCGGTCCCGGCTCCGTCTGCACCACACGCGTAAAAACCGGCGTCGGCTATCCCCAGCTCTCCGCCATCATTGAATGCGCCGACGCCGCGCACGGTCTCGGCGGGCAGATTATTTCCGACGGCGGCTGCGCCACGCCGGGCGATGTCTCCAAAGCGTTCGGTGCCGGAGCCGATTTTGTAATGCTCGGCGGTATGCTCGCCGGACATGATGAGTCCGGCGGCGAAACCATCGAACGCGACGGCAAAACCTACCGTCAGTTTTACGGCATGAGCTCCTCCACCGCCATGAACAAACATGCCGGCGGCGTGGCCAACTATCGCGCGTCCGAGGGAAAAACCGTGGAAGTTCCCTATCGCGGAGCCGTGGAACACACGCTCAGCGACATTCTCGGCGGCGTACGCAGCACCTGCACCTATGTCGGCGCGGCTACTCTGAAAGAGCTGACCAAACGCACCACCTTCATCCGCGTCGCCGAGCAGGAAAACCGGGTTTACACCCAATAA
- a CDS encoding LemA family protein: protein MKKGCLIPLIAAGVLLVGVLSMGGCVAGKYNGFVTQEENVDKAWANVETVLQRRYDLIPNLVNTVKGFADHEKELLTEVTRLRSQWGEAKAAGNTEQSVKTAGMLESALGRLMVVVEKYPDVKANQNFLALQEELAGTENRISVERRRYNEAVAAYNVSIRRFPGNMMANMFGFDKKEAFEAAPEAAAAPTVEF from the coding sequence ATGAAAAAAGGTTGTCTGATTCCCTTAATCGCGGCCGGAGTACTGCTCGTCGGCGTGTTGTCCATGGGCGGCTGTGTTGCGGGAAAATATAACGGTTTTGTGACGCAGGAGGAAAATGTCGATAAAGCCTGGGCCAACGTGGAAACCGTGCTGCAGCGCCGCTACGACCTGATTCCCAACCTGGTGAATACGGTGAAGGGGTTCGCCGATCATGAAAAAGAACTGCTCACCGAAGTCACCCGCCTGCGCAGTCAGTGGGGCGAGGCCAAAGCCGCCGGAAATACCGAGCAGAGCGTGAAAACCGCCGGAATGCTCGAAAGTGCGCTGGGCCGCCTGATGGTGGTGGTTGAAAAATATCCGGATGTAAAAGCCAACCAGAATTTCCTGGCACTGCAGGAAGAACTGGCCGGAACGGAAAACCGGATTTCGGTGGAGCGCCGGCGTTATAACGAAGCGGTGGCCGCCTATAATGTCAGCATTCGCCGTTTTCCCGGAAATATGATGGCCAATATGTTCGGTTTCGACAAAAAAGAAGCTTTCGAAGCCGCACCCGAAGCGGCCGCGGCTCCGACCGTGGAATTCTGA
- a CDS encoding nucleotidyltransferase domain-containing protein, with product MTPDKLVEELTKAGSGSLKSVVLYGSAAAGDHAGKNSDYNVLVIAEELGVETLNAFSKTATAWAKAGNPAPLLFTQERLKQATDVFPIELLDIRECHKILYGDDVVSDLEIGTENLRLQIEHELRGSLIKLRQAYLLTGGKSKAVADLMVESLSTFLVLFRASLRLFADEIPQKKFQALEKLGAHLSFDPSVFQTVQQLKDGTKKAKSCDVETLFNTYLTTIECVIDAVDAEIHKGVKS from the coding sequence ATGACCCCGGATAAACTGGTAGAAGAATTAACAAAAGCGGGTTCAGGCAGCCTGAAGTCGGTGGTGCTTTACGGCTCTGCGGCGGCAGGCGACCATGCCGGAAAGAACTCGGATTATAATGTGCTGGTGATTGCCGAAGAGCTGGGCGTTGAAACGCTGAATGCCTTTTCAAAGACCGCGACGGCGTGGGCGAAAGCCGGGAATCCCGCACCGCTGCTGTTTACGCAGGAGCGGCTGAAACAGGCGACGGATGTGTTTCCCATTGAGCTGCTCGATATTCGCGAATGCCATAAAATTCTCTATGGCGATGATGTGGTGTCGGATCTGGAAATCGGAACCGAGAATCTGCGCCTTCAAATTGAGCACGAACTGCGCGGCAGCCTGATTAAACTGCGGCAGGCTTATCTGCTGACCGGCGGGAAATCTAAAGCCGTGGCGGATCTGATGGTGGAATCGCTGTCCACGTTTCTGGTGCTGTTTCGTGCATCGCTTCGCCTGTTTGCAGATGAAATTCCGCAGAAAAAGTTCCAGGCCCTGGAAAAGCTGGGGGCTCATCTTTCGTTTGATCCATCGGTATTCCAGACCGTTCAGCAGCTGAAAGACGGAACAAAAAAAGCAAAATCATGCGATGTTGAAACCTTGTTTAATACCTATTTAACAACCATCGAGTGCGTCATCGACGCCGTGGATGCAGAAATTCATAAAGGAGTAAAATCATGA
- a CDS encoding TPM domain-containing protein: MQKATRILFLAGALFAAAFPVHASDALLQKLQPKYGRAVNDFANVIPAAQEAKIESMIDELEQKTSAEIAVVTLKSLEGGEIDDFTNRLFEKWGIGQKGKDNGVMFLAAMQDRKMRIEVGYGLEGAIPDAAAGRIRRDMITPYFKAGNPGKGIELGVAALAQEVAQEYGVQLSGAVPQTRYPVQHRTENRKQNPILPLIMGIIFVIFAIRHPHLAMLLLLSGGRGGRGGGFGGGGGFSGGGFGGGMSGGGGSSGGW, from the coding sequence ATGCAGAAAGCAACACGTATTTTATTTCTGGCCGGTGCTCTTTTCGCCGCCGCTTTTCCTGTTCATGCCTCGGATGCGCTGCTGCAGAAACTGCAGCCGAAATACGGCCGTGCAGTTAACGATTTCGCCAACGTCATTCCAGCCGCTCAGGAAGCGAAAATTGAATCCATGATCGATGAGCTGGAGCAGAAGACTTCCGCCGAAATCGCGGTGGTTACACTGAAATCGCTCGAAGGCGGCGAAATTGATGATTTCACCAACCGTCTGTTTGAAAAGTGGGGGATCGGGCAGAAAGGCAAAGATAACGGCGTGATGTTTCTGGCTGCCATGCAGGACCGGAAAATGCGCATCGAAGTGGGCTACGGCCTGGAAGGCGCAATTCCCGATGCCGCGGCCGGGCGCATCCGGCGCGATATGATTACCCCGTATTTTAAAGCCGGAAATCCAGGAAAAGGCATCGAGCTGGGGGTGGCGGCGCTGGCTCAGGAGGTGGCGCAGGAATACGGCGTCCAGCTCAGCGGAGCTGTTCCGCAAACCCGCTATCCCGTCCAGCACCGTACAGAAAACCGGAAACAGAATCCGATTCTTCCGCTGATCATGGGCATTATTTTTGTGATTTTTGCGATCCGTCATCCGCATCTGGCGATGTTGCTGTTGCTGAGCGGCGGCCGAGGAGGCCGGGGAGGCGGGTTTGGCGGTGGCGGCGGATTTTCCGGCGGCGGTTTTGGCGGCGGAATGTCGGGCGGCGGCGGATCCAGCGGTGGCTGGTAG
- a CDS encoding ureidoglycolate lyase, which translates to MDVKIEPITKSAFAEYGQLLETPPAAEPTIAVPTVNFWKQQAAFTVDGELEVGFLNVKKMDMIFDDLENHFKTQTGLISLSGDWCIGVGTPGNEVPEAGSLKAFRIPKGRLVVLHEKCWHTTPYPVDHDESAMLVMCKKDFLDDDTVYEKISEESRLVF; encoded by the coding sequence ATGGATGTAAAAATTGAACCGATTACAAAATCTGCATTTGCTGAATACGGCCAGTTGCTGGAAACCCCGCCGGCAGCCGAACCGACCATTGCGGTGCCGACTGTGAACTTCTGGAAACAACAGGCTGCATTCACGGTGGACGGCGAGCTCGAGGTCGGTTTTCTTAACGTGAAAAAAATGGATATGATATTTGATGATCTGGAAAATCATTTCAAAACACAGACCGGTCTGATCAGTCTTTCCGGCGACTGGTGCATCGGCGTCGGCACTCCGGGGAATGAGGTTCCGGAGGCTGGAAGTTTGAAAGCATTCCGTATTCCGAAAGGCCGGCTGGTGGTGCTTCATGAAAAATGCTGGCATACAACGCCCTACCCGGTGGACCACGATGAAAGTGCCATGCTGGTGATGTGCAAAAAAGATTTTCTGGACGACGATACCGTCTACGAAAAAATCAGTGAAGAAAGCCGGCTGGTCTTTTAA
- a CDS encoding MFS transporter: MNKQVLIENLYNRITGDEDTRVCKDIPDAACNDQPRNFFAYLTANLLGKVADEIGSAKLIIPWLFGMLGVPAVFTGFLVPIREGGVLLPQLVVAAAVRKLAIRKTVWVIGALFSALSLFGMAGAAIGFEGGTAGGAIILMLILFSISRGLCSVSAKDVLGKTVSKSRRGALMGWSSGLSGVAVLLIGLWIGTVDLVHAGPRVFSGLLLTGGILWIIAAAVFSGIAEQPGATEGGGNALAVALQQMTLLKTDTGFRRYVIARGLLLSVALAPPFYVLIAQQVADGELLGLGSLIIANGLAAALSAPFWGYMGDRSSRQVMAIAATGAGLLGLFIFMAVVLQWGWVLNPYGLAVIFLLLNVMHGGVRLGRKVYLVDMATGQNRAAYVAVSNTLIGVLMFFGGLIGLISERLGAPVTVLLLSLLSLAAVVYIITLPDVSEPDNSAAA; encoded by the coding sequence ATGAATAAACAGGTTCTGATTGAAAATCTCTATAACCGCATCACCGGCGACGAAGATACCCGCGTCTGCAAAGATATTCCGGATGCGGCCTGCAACGATCAGCCCCGCAATTTTTTTGCCTATCTCACGGCCAATCTGCTTGGCAAGGTGGCGGACGAAATCGGCAGTGCCAAACTGATTATTCCCTGGCTGTTCGGGATGCTCGGGGTGCCGGCGGTATTCACCGGTTTTCTGGTTCCGATCCGTGAGGGTGGGGTATTGCTGCCGCAGCTGGTGGTTGCCGCCGCAGTTCGGAAACTGGCCATTCGTAAAACGGTATGGGTCATCGGGGCGTTGTTTTCCGCACTCAGTCTGTTTGGTATGGCCGGTGCCGCCATCGGTTTTGAAGGGGGTACCGCCGGAGGTGCAATCATTCTGATGCTGATTTTGTTCAGTATTTCCCGCGGACTCTGCTCGGTGTCGGCGAAAGATGTGCTGGGGAAAACGGTATCCAAAAGCCGGCGAGGCGCTTTGATGGGCTGGAGTTCCGGTCTTTCCGGTGTGGCGGTGCTGCTGATCGGGCTCTGGATCGGAACGGTTGATCTGGTGCATGCCGGCCCGCGTGTATTTTCCGGATTGCTGCTGACCGGTGGTATTTTATGGATTATTGCTGCGGCCGTTTTTTCAGGCATTGCCGAGCAGCCGGGGGCAACCGAAGGCGGCGGGAATGCATTGGCTGTGGCGTTGCAGCAGATGACGCTGCTTAAAACCGATACCGGGTTCCGCCGTTATGTCATTGCCCGCGGTCTGCTGCTTTCCGTGGCACTGGCTCCGCCGTTTTATGTATTGATTGCGCAGCAGGTTGCCGATGGTGAACTGCTGGGTCTGGGATCGCTGATTATTGCCAACGGTCTGGCTGCTGCGCTATCGGCTCCGTTCTGGGGATATATGGGCGACCGCTCCAGCCGGCAGGTCATGGCGATTGCCGCGACGGGGGCCGGATTGCTCGGCCTGTTCATCTTTATGGCCGTTGTGCTGCAATGGGGCTGGGTGCTCAATCCCTATGGTCTCGCCGTGATTTTCCTGCTGCTCAATGTGATGCATGGCGGAGTGCGTCTCGGCCGGAAAGTTTATCTGGTCGATATGGCCACCGGACAGAACCGGGCAGCGTATGTTGCGGTTTCCAATACGCTGATCGGCGTTCTGATGTTTTTCGGCGGACTGATCGGGCTGATCAGCGAGCGGCTCGGAGCTCCAGTCACTGTGCTGCTGCTCAGTCTGCTGTCGCTGGCGGCAGTTGTTTATATTATAACCCTTCCGGATGTGAGCGAACCGGACAATTCGGCTGCCGCTTAA